One window from the genome of Vibrio vulnificus NBRC 15645 = ATCC 27562 encodes:
- the ppx gene encoding exopolyphosphatase: MTTTHSRDIAAIDLGSNSFHMIVAKVVDEDLQLISRHKQRVYLADGLDNEMNLSHSAMERGLECLAMFAERLQGFEPDNVRIAATHTLRQAHNAHLFLQRAKQVLPFPIEIIPGEEEARLIYLGVAHTQLEVSSKLVVDIGGGSTELIIGRDFEPELLNSKQMGCVSFTSRYFSNGKITKKNINKAITAGEQKLESIASQYRKKGWEIAYGSSGSIKAIHEVLVGLGFEDGIITQNRLGTLIDMLCSFDTIDDIQLAGLTDERKPVFAAGVAILMAVFQTLKLSEMHYSDGALREGLLYEMESGFARSDLRMRTTENLAKKHLVDLEHAARVKGLAGELLEQAHKKLGIIRESELAHLLEWAALLHEVGLSISLRGFHRHSAYILQHTNMPGFNSEQQLLLASLTRYQRKSLKLTELPDFHLYSREQVINLIRLLRLAILINGQRNDDPLPDFTLEVNDDHWLLSGKDKDWLENNKLLSADLQSEQERWSQVNWKLELK, from the coding sequence ATGACAACAACCCATAGTCGAGATATTGCCGCTATCGACCTAGGCTCCAACAGTTTCCATATGATAGTAGCCAAAGTCGTCGATGAAGATCTGCAATTAATCAGTCGCCATAAACAGCGCGTTTACCTTGCTGATGGCTTGGATAACGAAATGAATCTGAGCCACTCAGCGATGGAGCGAGGGCTTGAGTGCTTAGCCATGTTTGCCGAACGACTGCAAGGTTTTGAACCAGATAATGTTCGCATCGCGGCCACGCATACCTTACGACAAGCGCATAATGCTCATCTATTCTTACAACGCGCCAAGCAAGTCCTACCCTTCCCCATCGAAATAATTCCGGGAGAAGAGGAAGCGCGTTTAATCTATCTCGGCGTGGCACATACACAATTAGAAGTCTCCTCTAAACTGGTGGTTGATATTGGCGGTGGCAGTACCGAACTGATCATCGGTCGCGATTTTGAACCAGAGCTACTCAACAGTAAGCAAATGGGGTGCGTCAGTTTCACCAGTCGTTACTTTTCCAACGGAAAAATTACCAAAAAGAACATCAACAAAGCGATCACTGCGGGTGAGCAAAAGCTGGAATCCATCGCTAGCCAGTATCGCAAAAAAGGTTGGGAGATAGCCTATGGTTCATCAGGTTCCATTAAGGCGATTCACGAAGTACTCGTAGGCCTCGGGTTTGAAGATGGCATTATTACCCAAAATCGGCTCGGCACTTTGATCGACATGTTGTGTAGCTTTGATACTATCGATGACATTCAACTGGCCGGGCTCACTGACGAGCGAAAACCCGTGTTTGCTGCTGGGGTGGCAATCCTCATGGCGGTTTTCCAAACACTAAAATTGTCAGAAATGCACTATTCTGATGGCGCTCTGCGTGAAGGCTTACTCTATGAAATGGAAAGTGGCTTTGCTCGTTCAGATCTGAGAATGAGAACAACCGAGAACTTAGCCAAAAAGCACTTGGTGGATTTGGAACATGCTGCGCGTGTTAAAGGTTTAGCCGGTGAACTGCTTGAGCAAGCGCATAAAAAGTTAGGAATAATACGTGAGAGTGAATTGGCCCACTTATTGGAATGGGCCGCCTTGCTTCATGAAGTCGGACTGAGCATTAGCTTACGTGGTTTTCATCGCCATTCAGCCTATATCTTACAACACACGAATATGCCAGGTTTTAACAGTGAACAACAACTTCTGCTGGCCTCGCTCACTCGCTATCAGCGCAAATCCCTTAAGCTCACCGAACTGCCCGATTTCCACCTCTACAGTAGAGAACAAGTGATCAATCTTATTCGCCTTTTGCGCCTCGCCATTCTCATCAATGGTCAACGCAACGATGACCCATTGCCAGACTTTACTTTGGAAGTGAACGATGATCATTGGTTACTCAGCGGTAAAGACAAAGATTGGTTGGAGAACAACAAATTGCTTTCTGCCGATTTACAAAGTGAGCAAGAACGTTGGTCACAAGTGAATTGGAAGCTTGAGCTAAAATAA
- the pstA gene encoding phosphate ABC transporter permease PstA produces MLKWIRSGAPWIWLTGGAVSISLLSVLALLLLIGWKGLNYFWPAPVYQWTIVKTSPQLSPQTSVGSLVIGQVYQRNQVDSSQLPPSLQAIVQDEQEAVRLKIKVANRGLYPSEFISVLELQLSEPTTPEEIVVFERSSGGDFYGRYLAFRDGDTQTSENIFPLLQDKLEYAERLREEIALVVEQNIKPLSWKLEQLRLDKRRKELNGTLSAEYLQQYQAEREHYEQELANYDQQLDGLRLQLTGYTLLVEEMSGNVVSIPLSEILDFWQPNKMNVGDKIVHWGREIWKFLSENPRDSNSAGGVFPAIFGTVFLVLIMSIIVMPLGVIAAIYLHEYAKNNAFTRIIRIAVINLAGVPSIVYGVFGLGFFVYTIGSSIDNLFYAERLPAPTFGTPGLLWSALTLAVLTLPVVIVTTEEGLTRIPNSVRHGSLALGATQFETLWRVVLPMATPAIITGLILAIARAAGEVAPLMLVGVVKLASSLPVDGQFPYIHLERKFMHLGFHIYDVGFQTSNIEAARPLVYATSFLLVTVIVGLNLTAISIRNNLREKYRTLGQD; encoded by the coding sequence GTGCTGAAATGGATTCGTTCGGGAGCGCCGTGGATTTGGCTGACAGGGGGGGCGGTCAGCATCAGCTTGCTTTCGGTGTTGGCACTGCTGCTTTTGATTGGTTGGAAGGGGCTTAATTACTTCTGGCCAGCGCCTGTCTATCAGTGGACGATAGTAAAAACCTCACCTCAGTTGTCGCCACAAACATCGGTTGGAAGCCTTGTGATTGGCCAGGTTTATCAGCGAAACCAAGTAGACTCTTCGCAACTGCCGCCATCTTTACAGGCCATTGTGCAAGATGAGCAAGAAGCTGTTCGTTTGAAGATCAAAGTGGCGAATCGAGGTCTGTATCCCTCCGAATTTATTTCGGTGTTGGAGTTGCAACTCAGTGAACCGACAACTCCGGAAGAGATTGTTGTGTTTGAACGCAGCAGTGGCGGCGATTTCTATGGCCGCTACTTGGCATTTCGTGATGGCGATACTCAGACCAGCGAGAATATTTTCCCATTGTTGCAAGACAAGCTCGAATACGCTGAACGTTTACGTGAAGAAATTGCGCTGGTGGTTGAGCAAAACATCAAACCGTTAAGTTGGAAATTGGAACAGCTCCGTCTGGATAAGCGGCGCAAAGAGCTCAATGGCACGTTGAGCGCCGAGTATTTGCAGCAATATCAAGCAGAACGCGAGCACTATGAGCAGGAGTTGGCCAACTACGACCAGCAGCTTGATGGGTTACGTTTGCAACTCACGGGTTACACGCTGCTGGTGGAAGAAATGAGTGGTAATGTGGTCTCTATTCCTCTCAGTGAAATTTTGGATTTTTGGCAGCCAAACAAAATGAATGTTGGCGATAAAATTGTGCACTGGGGGAGAGAAATTTGGAAATTCCTCTCAGAAAATCCACGAGATTCCAACTCGGCAGGTGGCGTCTTTCCTGCCATATTTGGTACGGTGTTCCTTGTTTTGATCATGTCGATTATTGTGATGCCGTTGGGGGTTATTGCTGCGATCTATCTGCATGAGTACGCCAAAAATAACGCCTTTACTCGTATCATCCGTATCGCAGTCATTAATCTTGCTGGTGTGCCTTCCATTGTGTATGGTGTTTTTGGTTTAGGCTTTTTTGTTTACACCATCGGTAGTTCAATTGATAACCTATTTTATGCAGAGCGCCTTCCTGCTCCAACCTTTGGGACGCCGGGGCTGTTGTGGTCTGCACTGACCTTGGCTGTATTGACGCTGCCCGTGGTCATCGTGACAACGGAAGAAGGATTAACACGCATCCCCAACTCGGTTCGACACGGCTCACTTGCGCTTGGAGCGACGCAATTTGAGACGTTGTGGCGTGTGGTCTTACCGATGGCGACTCCCGCCATCATTACGGGATTGATTTTGGCGATTGCACGCGCGGCAGGAGAAGTGGCACCGTTGATGTTGGTTGGTGTGGTTAAGTTGGCGTCCAGCTTACCCGTGGATGGCCAGTTTCCTTATATCCATCTTGAGCGTAAGTTTATGCATTTGGGCTTTCATATCTATGATGTGGGCTTCCAAACATCTAACATCGAAGCGGCGCGACCACTGGTGTATGCCACGTCCTTTTTATTGGTGACGGTGATTGTCGGCTTGAACTTAACGGCTATCAGTATCCGCAATAATTTACGCGAAAAATATCGAACATTGGGGCAAGACTAA
- a CDS encoding PstS family phosphate ABC transporter substrate-binding protein, which yields MKRWWLSLVLMGGMSASAQALDKPLQPYQKLPGVSGNLLSVGSDTLAGMTTLWVEEFKALYPNINAQVQASGSSTAPPALTEQTAQFGPMSRPMRLREVEAFERTHGYKPTALRVAIDAIGIFVHQDNPVKGLNFLQLDAIFSATLRCGAEDFVSTWVQLGINAEWAKRNFQLFGRNSVSGTYGYFKKHALCGGDFKSQVNEQPGSASVVQSVASTLSGIGYSGVGYRVAGVRLLPIAKRGNEFVYPSRENILTGDYPLSRYLYVYVNKHPNKPLSPIEAEFIKFIYSAQGQALVEKDGYVSITRDFAQAELAKVGL from the coding sequence ATGAAACGATGGTGGTTGAGTTTAGTGTTGATGGGTGGAATGAGTGCGAGTGCTCAGGCATTGGATAAACCGTTGCAACCTTATCAAAAGCTTCCCGGTGTTTCTGGGAATTTGTTATCTGTCGGCTCGGATACGCTCGCGGGGATGACCACGCTATGGGTGGAAGAGTTTAAGGCACTTTATCCGAACATTAATGCTCAGGTGCAAGCCTCTGGCTCTTCAACGGCACCTCCCGCGCTGACGGAACAAACGGCGCAGTTTGGTCCGATGAGCCGTCCGATGCGTTTAAGAGAAGTGGAAGCGTTTGAGCGAACTCATGGTTATAAACCCACTGCGTTGCGAGTTGCGATTGATGCCATCGGTATTTTTGTTCATCAAGATAATCCGGTTAAAGGTCTCAACTTTCTGCAGTTGGACGCTATTTTCTCTGCAACTTTACGCTGTGGTGCAGAGGATTTTGTCAGCACGTGGGTGCAACTGGGTATTAATGCGGAGTGGGCAAAGCGCAACTTTCAGCTCTTTGGGCGCAATTCGGTTTCTGGAACCTACGGTTACTTCAAAAAGCACGCCCTGTGTGGCGGCGATTTTAAAAGCCAAGTGAATGAGCAGCCGGGGTCGGCTTCGGTAGTGCAATCGGTGGCCTCCACGCTCAGTGGCATAGGCTACTCTGGAGTGGGTTATCGTGTGGCGGGTGTGCGCCTACTTCCTATTGCGAAGCGAGGTAATGAGTTTGTTTATCCGAGTCGAGAAAATATTCTGACTGGCGATTACCCTCTATCTCGCTACTTGTACGTTTACGTGAACAAACACCCCAATAAACCGTTGAGTCCCATTGAAGCGGAGTTTATTAAGTTTATCTATTCTGCTCAGGGACAAGCGTTAGTGGAAAAAGATGGCTATGTTTCTATCACCCGTGATTTTGCTCAAGCAGAGTTAGCAAAAGTTGGCCTATAA
- a CDS encoding ABC transporter permease subunit: MARAEFTLQTRDKSRLLKDRLVRMAVTSGGVGVLAALVLIFVYLAMVVIPLFSDAKLEPNKLSMPIATKPPVAIAVDDYGLRALTITEGGRLTFWQLDSGEAVFEAQISENPTAFAKSVSALDSYGFVSQQGLVTLFKPRFNSSLAKSVQRPEVEIYSPSFDFRLAAQGSDIARFAFSNLEPSPTLTWLTNDGRVHVRWQQSVQGEWVQRDFQFATTFDVASQLLITPDGETLYVRSGSELVVAKKRDEQFVVREIVDLTLGDQKHSVRQIDLLAGAYSLLVTRNDGRVSQWFDTRQQNQRKLTHIRDFKLASEVQFLLPDTHRKGFYSFYTNGTLQSHYTTSEKLALFLRAYQQAPQMAAMSNNEQYLLAYFPERLTLATVDNPYPEISLSSLWQKVWYEGYPEPEFVWQSTSASDDFEPKFSLIPIAFGTIKAALFAMLFSVPIAVLGAIYTGYFMAPKMRRIVKPSIELMEAMPTVIIGFLAGLWFAPIVEQHLISVVTLMVVLPLSTVFIGGLWTLLPATIRHRIPNGWHALILIPSMVLVVALGMQFAPELEALFFSGDIRLFLSQHGIGFDQRNAMVVGLAMGFAVIPTIFTIAEDAIFSVPKHLSDGSLALGATAWQTLTHVVILTASPGIFSAIMMGLGRAVGETMIVLMATGNTPLMDWNILEGMRTLSATIAVELPESEVGSSHFRLLFLAALLLFVFTFAVNSLAEWVRQRLRDKYRAL; the protein is encoded by the coding sequence ATGGCCAGAGCCGAGTTCACATTGCAGACCAGAGACAAGTCGAGATTGTTAAAAGATCGCTTGGTTCGTATGGCTGTAACCAGTGGCGGTGTTGGGGTTTTGGCTGCGTTAGTGTTGATTTTTGTCTATTTAGCGATGGTGGTGATCCCACTCTTTTCGGACGCTAAACTAGAACCCAACAAACTCAGTATGCCTATTGCGACGAAGCCGCCCGTCGCGATTGCTGTTGATGATTATGGCCTTAGAGCATTAACTATTACCGAAGGTGGTCGTCTAACGTTTTGGCAGCTAGATAGTGGTGAAGCAGTATTCGAAGCACAAATCAGTGAGAATCCGACCGCTTTTGCCAAGAGTGTTTCTGCTTTAGACAGCTATGGCTTTGTTTCTCAGCAAGGGCTAGTGACGTTATTTAAACCTCGTTTTAACAGCTCGCTGGCTAAGAGTGTGCAGCGACCTGAGGTTGAGATTTATTCCCCTAGCTTTGATTTTCGTCTTGCGGCGCAAGGCAGTGATATCGCACGCTTTGCGTTCAGTAACTTAGAACCTTCTCCAACGCTAACTTGGCTAACAAACGATGGACGAGTTCATGTTCGCTGGCAGCAAAGTGTGCAAGGAGAGTGGGTGCAACGCGATTTCCAGTTCGCAACCACCTTTGATGTGGCATCGCAACTTCTTATAACGCCAGATGGAGAGACTCTCTATGTGCGTTCTGGTTCTGAGTTGGTGGTGGCGAAGAAGCGTGATGAGCAATTTGTCGTGCGAGAGATTGTTGATCTCACCTTGGGTGACCAGAAGCACTCAGTACGTCAAATAGACCTGCTTGCAGGAGCCTACTCTTTATTGGTCACTCGCAATGATGGCCGAGTGTCGCAATGGTTTGATACCCGTCAGCAAAATCAGCGCAAATTGACGCACATTCGTGATTTTAAGTTAGCTTCAGAAGTGCAATTCCTCTTGCCGGATACGCATCGTAAAGGTTTCTACAGTTTTTATACCAACGGAACGTTACAGAGCCACTATACCACCAGTGAAAAATTGGCTCTGTTTTTACGCGCTTATCAACAAGCCCCGCAGATGGCGGCCATGTCGAACAACGAACAATACCTTTTAGCGTATTTTCCAGAACGATTAACACTGGCGACGGTGGATAACCCATACCCTGAAATTTCGCTGTCATCGCTTTGGCAAAAAGTGTGGTATGAAGGTTATCCAGAGCCTGAGTTTGTTTGGCAGTCAACGTCTGCCAGCGATGATTTTGAACCGAAGTTTAGCCTTATTCCTATCGCATTTGGCACAATAAAGGCGGCCTTGTTTGCCATGCTTTTCTCGGTGCCGATTGCCGTACTTGGGGCTATTTATACCGGGTATTTTATGGCGCCGAAAATGCGTCGTATCGTCAAACCTTCCATTGAACTGATGGAAGCGATGCCAACGGTGATTATCGGTTTTCTTGCCGGCTTGTGGTTTGCACCGATAGTTGAACAGCACTTGATCAGCGTGGTCACCTTGATGGTGGTGTTACCGTTGAGTACCGTCTTCATTGGTGGACTCTGGACTCTGTTGCCAGCGACGATACGACATCGTATTCCTAATGGTTGGCATGCTCTGATCTTAATCCCGAGTATGGTGCTGGTCGTCGCGCTCGGAATGCAGTTTGCTCCTGAATTGGAAGCGCTATTTTTTTCCGGCGATATTCGGTTATTTCTATCGCAGCATGGGATTGGTTTTGACCAGCGTAATGCGATGGTGGTGGGATTAGCCATGGGCTTTGCTGTGATTCCAACCATTTTTACCATAGCGGAGGATGCGATTTTCTCCGTGCCTAAGCATCTCTCTGATGGTTCTTTGGCGCTGGGCGCGACAGCGTGGCAAACGCTCACTCATGTGGTGATTCTCACCGCGAGCCCGGGAATTTTTTCTGCCATCATGATGGGGCTTGGGCGTGCTGTTGGCGAAACCATGATCGTTTTAATGGCGACTGGAAACACGCCGCTAATGGATTGGAATATTTTGGAAGGGATGCGCACCTTATCTGCGACCATTGCTGTTGAGTTGCCGGAATCAGAAGTGGGCAGTTCGCACTTCCGATTATTGTTTTTAGCAGCCCTATTGCTGTTTGTTTTCACCTTCGCCGTCAATTCGCTGGCCGAGTGGGTGCGCCAAAGATTAAGAGATAAATATCGTGCGCTGTGA
- the pstB gene encoding phosphate ABC transporter ATP-binding protein PstB: MYSFNDTLGYHAPLDVNNLPDDKTAITIENLDLHYGQSQALYDISMRIPKGRVTAFIGPSGCGKSTLLRCINRMNDLVEGCKVTGSVKLYGSNVYDPSVDVATLRRRVGMVFQRPNPFPKSIYENVVYGLRLQGVKNSRTLDDAVERSLRSAALWDEVKDRLHENAFGLSGGQQQRLVIARAVAIEPEVLLLDEPTSALDPISTLTIEELINDLKTQYTVVIVTHNMQQAARVSDYTAFIHMGKLIEYSDADTIFTSPMKKQTEDYITGRYG, translated from the coding sequence ATGTATTCTTTCAATGACACTCTGGGCTACCACGCCCCTTTAGATGTGAATAATCTGCCTGACGATAAAACGGCCATTACGATTGAGAACTTGGATCTGCACTATGGTCAAAGTCAGGCACTGTACGACATTTCGATGCGCATTCCTAAAGGGAGAGTGACGGCATTTATCGGTCCGTCAGGTTGTGGTAAGTCAACGTTGCTGCGTTGTATCAACCGCATGAACGATCTGGTGGAAGGATGCAAAGTGACAGGTAGCGTTAAACTGTATGGTAGCAATGTTTACGATCCAAGTGTCGACGTCGCGACCTTAAGGCGTCGGGTTGGGATGGTGTTTCAAAGGCCCAATCCATTTCCTAAATCCATCTATGAAAATGTGGTGTATGGTTTACGTTTGCAAGGTGTGAAAAATAGCCGAACGCTTGATGACGCAGTAGAGCGCTCTTTGCGCTCGGCAGCGTTATGGGATGAAGTGAAAGACCGCCTGCATGAGAATGCCTTTGGTCTCTCTGGCGGGCAACAGCAGCGATTGGTCATTGCCCGAGCGGTCGCCATTGAGCCAGAAGTGCTGTTATTGGATGAACCTACATCGGCTTTGGATCCTATATCAACTTTAACGATTGAAGAGCTTATCAACGACCTAAAGACTCAATATACTGTGGTCATTGTCACTCACAACATGCAGCAAGCTGCGCGAGTCAGCGACTATACTGCCTTTATCCACATGGGTAAGCTTATTGAGTATTCGGACGCAGACACTATCTTCACCTCTCCGATGAAAAAGCAAACTGAAGATTACATTACCGGCCGCTACGGCTAG
- the ppk1 gene encoding polyphosphate kinase 1: MSADKFYIEKELSWLSFNERVLQEAADKTVPLIERIRFLGIFSNNLDEFYKVRFSDVKRRILINREQGGNDISKHLLSKMQSKALKLNERFDELYNELIRDMARRHIFLVNESQLDEAQQKWIVKYFRKEVLPHITPLMLTDEIDVLQFLKDEYAYIAVELKKQEQSKYALLEIPTDHLPRFIMVPEQKGKRKKTIILLDNIIRFCLNDIFGGFFDYEELNGYAMKMTRDAEYDLRHEVEYSLLEQMSEGLSQRLTALPVRFVYERDMPEDMLKYLCYKLKISHYDSLIPGGRYHNFKDFIAFPNVGRDYLENKPLPPLTCADFEGYANAFDAIRNQDILLHYPYHSFEHITELVRQASFDPKVVSIKINVYRVAKNSRLMNSLIDAVHNGKRVTVVVELQARFDEEANIEWSKRLTDAGVHVIFGVPGTKIHAKLLLITRREEEGFMRYAHIGTGNFHERTARVYTDFSLLTADQELAAEVRGVFSYIMNPFQPVRFRHLIVSPRNSRSQLYRLVDNEIANAQAGKKAAITLKVNNLVDKGLISRLYEASSAGVKIRMIIRGMCSLVPGLEGLSDNIEIISIIDRFLEHPRVLVVHNDGEPLVYISSADWMERNIDNRIEVMSPVRDPRIKQRIIDILNIQFTDTVKARRIDKEMSNNYVERGNRKKIRSQIAIYDYLKNVEKHTRKQKGQVEQNDNNP; this comes from the coding sequence ATGAGTGCGGATAAATTCTATATAGAAAAAGAGCTTAGCTGGCTATCATTCAATGAACGGGTATTACAAGAAGCCGCCGACAAAACCGTGCCGCTCATTGAGCGCATTCGCTTTCTTGGTATCTTCTCCAATAACTTGGATGAGTTTTACAAAGTGCGATTTTCGGATGTGAAACGCCGAATCTTGATTAATCGAGAACAAGGTGGCAATGACATCTCAAAGCACTTACTGTCAAAAATGCAAAGTAAAGCTTTGAAACTCAACGAACGCTTTGATGAACTCTACAATGAACTGATCCGAGATATGGCAAGACGGCATATTTTTCTTGTCAACGAAAGCCAACTCGATGAAGCTCAGCAAAAGTGGATCGTGAAGTACTTCCGAAAAGAAGTTCTTCCTCACATCACGCCCCTCATGTTGACTGACGAAATCGACGTATTGCAGTTTCTCAAAGATGAATATGCCTATATTGCTGTCGAACTGAAGAAGCAAGAACAATCGAAATACGCCTTGCTGGAAATCCCCACCGATCACCTTCCTCGCTTCATTATGGTTCCGGAGCAAAAAGGCAAGCGGAAGAAAACCATTATTCTACTCGACAACATTATTCGCTTCTGTTTAAACGACATTTTCGGTGGTTTTTTTGACTACGAGGAGCTCAACGGCTATGCAATGAAAATGACCCGAGACGCCGAATACGACTTGCGTCATGAAGTTGAATACAGCTTGCTAGAGCAGATGTCTGAAGGCCTCAGCCAGCGCCTAACTGCCTTGCCAGTGCGCTTTGTTTACGAGCGAGATATGCCCGAGGACATGCTCAAATATCTCTGCTACAAACTCAAAATCTCTCACTACGACAGCTTGATTCCCGGTGGCCGATATCACAACTTTAAGGACTTTATCGCCTTCCCAAATGTTGGACGCGACTACTTGGAGAACAAACCACTGCCACCATTGACCTGCGCAGATTTTGAAGGCTACGCCAACGCTTTTGATGCCATTCGCAATCAAGACATACTGCTGCACTATCCTTACCACAGCTTTGAGCACATCACGGAACTGGTACGTCAGGCGTCATTTGATCCTAAAGTCGTCAGCATCAAGATCAACGTTTATCGTGTTGCCAAAAATTCGCGATTAATGAACTCATTGATCGATGCAGTGCATAACGGCAAGCGTGTCACCGTGGTTGTTGAGTTACAGGCTCGTTTTGACGAAGAGGCCAATATTGAATGGTCTAAACGCCTAACCGATGCAGGAGTGCACGTCATTTTTGGTGTGCCCGGCACAAAAATTCACGCCAAGTTACTCCTTATCACCCGCCGTGAAGAAGAGGGCTTCATGCGCTACGCGCATATTGGCACAGGGAACTTCCACGAGCGGACAGCCCGTGTTTATACCGATTTTTCCCTCCTCACGGCTGATCAAGAACTCGCTGCTGAGGTAAGAGGGGTGTTTAGTTACATCATGAACCCCTTCCAGCCCGTTAGATTTCGTCACTTGATTGTATCGCCACGAAACTCTCGCTCACAACTATATCGTCTAGTCGATAACGAAATTGCCAATGCACAAGCGGGGAAAAAAGCCGCTATCACACTCAAAGTGAACAATCTTGTCGATAAAGGGCTGATCAGTAGACTTTATGAGGCAAGCAGTGCCGGGGTGAAAATTCGCATGATCATTCGCGGCATGTGCTCGTTGGTACCTGGGTTAGAAGGACTCAGTGACAACATCGAAATCATCAGTATTATCGATCGTTTCTTAGAACACCCCCGAGTCTTGGTTGTCCATAATGATGGTGAACCGTTAGTGTATATTTCCTCTGCTGACTGGATGGAACGCAACATCGATAACCGTATTGAGGTGATGTCTCCTGTACGTGATCCACGAATCAAACAACGCATTATCGATATTCTCAACATCCAGTTTACTGATACAGTGAAGGCGCGCCGAATCGACAAAGAGATGAGCAATAACTATGTTGAACGCGGCAATCGGAAAAAAATACGTTCTCAGATAGCCATTTACGACTATCTTAAAAATGTTGAGAAACACACGCGTAAGCAAAAAGGGCAAGTAGAACAGAATGACAACAACCCATAG
- the phoU gene encoding phosphate signaling complex protein PhoU has translation MHFGRHISGQFNVELESIRTHVLTMGGLVEQQLSFAMQALHNDDIDLARRVVRDDHKVNAMEVSIDDACTRIIAKRQPTAKDLRLIMAIIKTITDLERIGDVATKMAYVAIESPSSKERQFNVSLEPLARQAIQMLHLVLDAFARMDVDAAAEVHKMDDKIDAEYEAVIRQLMTYMMENPKNIPNILQVMWSARAIERVGDRCQNICEYIIYFVKGKDVRHLGDQGINDALK, from the coding sequence ATGCATTTCGGGCGTCATATCTCAGGGCAATTCAATGTAGAACTTGAGTCTATTCGTACTCATGTCTTGACGATGGGAGGCTTGGTTGAACAGCAGCTTTCTTTTGCCATGCAAGCGCTGCATAACGACGATATCGACCTCGCCAGACGAGTGGTGCGTGATGATCACAAAGTCAATGCGATGGAAGTTTCCATTGATGATGCCTGCACGAGAATCATTGCCAAGCGCCAGCCAACCGCAAAAGATTTGCGCCTTATCATGGCGATCATCAAAACCATTACCGACTTAGAACGCATTGGTGATGTGGCAACTAAAATGGCCTATGTCGCCATCGAAAGCCCTTCATCAAAAGAGCGTCAGTTTAATGTTTCCTTAGAGCCACTGGCTCGACAAGCTATTCAGATGCTGCACTTGGTGTTAGACGCGTTTGCTCGGATGGACGTGGATGCGGCAGCCGAAGTGCATAAAATGGACGATAAAATTGATGCGGAATATGAGGCGGTGATTCGTCAGCTCATGACGTATATGATGGAAAATCCGAAGAATATCCCCAACATCCTTCAGGTGATGTGGTCTGCTCGTGCTATTGAGCGAGTTGGGGATCGTTGCCAAAATATCTGCGAGTACATCATCTATTTCGTCAAGGGAAAAGATGTGCGTCATTTAGGTGATCAAGGGATCAATGACGCACTGAAGTAA